One part of the Erpetoichthys calabaricus chromosome 1 unlocalized genomic scaffold, fErpCal1.3 SUPER_1_unloc_14, whole genome shotgun sequence genome encodes these proteins:
- the LOC127526340 gene encoding oocyte zinc finger protein XlCOF20-like produces MDVKWDTCDVDANIMEKTVNIKEDNCEWESIYIKQESLSIKEEDSKLQPVSIKEEPEEKSVNIETHNRTNMDSVKEDNLQDGVVTRLDSSYSRHCSSPEASINVKSESLEFEPKRAVETTSVRAQKNKRPSSKKSGKRKKDHCSVECGRKFSNRSALQKHTRVHTGEKPYCCNECGKQFSYMSNLQIHTRVHTGEKPYCCNECGKQFSKMNHLKDHTRVHTREKPYCCNECGIQFSYMSNLQRHTRVHTGEKPYCCNECGKQFSQMSSLQRHTRVHTGEKPYCCNECGKQFSQIGSLQSHTRVHKRIKTVAVQKSVQKNKNPSGLKSEVQSCPEN; encoded by the exons ATGGATGTGAAATGGGACACCTGTGATGTGGATGCAAATATCATggaaaaaactgtaaatattaaggAGGACAACTGTGAGTGGGAGTCCATCTACATTAAACAGGAAAGTCTGAGCATCAAGGAGGAGGACAGTAAACTGCAGCCAGTGAGCATTAAAGAAGAACCTGAAGAGAAGTCTGTCAATATTGAGACACATAACCGTACAAATATGGACAgtgtaaaagaagacaaccttcaagATGGAGTGGTGACCAGGTTAGACTCTTCTTATAGCAGACACTGTTCATCTCCAGAGGCTTCTATCAATGTGAAGTCTGAATCATTAGAGTTTGAACCAAAGAGGGCTGTGGAAACTACATCTGTTAGAGCTCAGAAAAATAAGCGACCATCTTCAAAGAagtctggaaaaa gaaAGAAAGATCACTGCAGTGTGGAATGTGGCAGAAAATTCTCTAACAGGAGTGCTCTTCAGAAACACACGAGAg ttcacaccggagagaagccatattgctgtaatgaatgtggcaaacagttttcctATATGAgcaatcttcagatacacacgagagttcacaccggagagaagccatattgctgtaatgaatgtggcaaacagttttcaaaaatgaacCATCTGAAggaccacactagagttcacacccgagagaagccatattgctgtaatgaatgtggcatacagttttcatatatgagcaatcttcagagacacacgagagttcacactggagagaagccatattgctgtaatgaatgtggcaaacagttttcgcAAATGAgcagtcttcagagacacacaagagttcacaccggagagaagccatattgctgtaatgaatgtggcaaacagttttcacagataGGCAGTCTTCAGAGTCACACAAGAGttcacaaaagaataaaaacagtagCAGTTCAAAAATCAGTCCAGAAAAACAAGAACCCTTCAGGACTCAAGAGTGAGGTTCAGTCTTGTCCTGAAAACTAA